One genomic segment of Oncorhynchus nerka isolate Pitt River linkage group LG16, Oner_Uvic_2.0, whole genome shotgun sequence includes these proteins:
- the LOC115144163 gene encoding zinc finger protein 585A-like isoform X3, which produces MRGHVSVKNGEEGGCGGSGLALSAVVRPAGAPPLPLPALRLMVPPLRLVSAAIWQTIRQSHVMDYGVLEEFVTMVTDVVPELLNDSQRAQLILGLRARLVLELCRSKPFTDLQTIQPHLDRIKTLTPLWGTQADAEVGLSESSFLGLVQTLLKDPDEREHFFQDVFPVEFGSSYDAAIQKLMWQFLSRLEKLLPVSNFQQAALLLSDSSSLLEECVKSVSHPQQLKTLLQYHRDLGQLDNHDTLSSSDGDCILSALCLPPVERVVIATEQTDSETHVSSLNVFMDTFTKELEVDSATLGKYTEMEPGTNMDVIAEDRVECKRKEKASSVINDKEEDNSEFAETEEVEPAYETVLVLGEDGKMAPLVKTNKLKGLKRDRNDTSGMPDGKKHRTPSPPQMKSIDLSDTIISSMLHKPSVELQRIDTANLTLPLEPVRRNRGRKMKTLLARELKQTKTEFSEQKKRVCKRVKTPQNPNMCTVCGRVLSRFSDMNKHMQTHKNGRTYQCRNCQKTFKHLYTLQTHRKSCLFGTGQQEEIPSVEGSSVPFTMCEAEFAQSSIDRRTCKVCGKIVHRIGYLSTHMKIHSTTRHYSLGEAKAVQKASPEGEDTEPSSGVTIEATPEDSDSSSTSTPQDLSYDPELSQIKRPKCSSTAKKSNRKTFQKPKHMCCICGKYVTAGAFEYHMRTHSGERPFSCPHPQCGMKFIHSGGLRVHLRRYCKVRTVDAAELDSFNIRFECDKCEKTFTIQSKLRKHKLIHGPLYCTGCRKVLPDLETLTRHKLWHRPVQCSMCEESFMLTNLRTHYLDVHKFSGPFVCTHCPKSYKKFHSLIKHEMVHTGNLPLQCSQCPKRFIYNYDLVEHEKRHSDDRPCLCWECGKAFCTNIDLKQHMQNSHGEKSTECRFPCRHCGKPFRLSNSRANHEKTKHGGVRYPCTYCGKQFVCANALKRHDLIHTGERPFKCNHKSCDKAFRSRAELRIHMRYHTGERPFKCNVCGKGFVQANYLTTHYRTHTGEKPYSCSVCDKSFNYHDSLKRHMSTHSNEKPYKCLDCGKAFERKTLLNVHKRSCTSLLKC; this is translated from the exons ATGAGAGGACACGTTTCAGTAAAAAATG gtgaagaaggcggatgtggaggttctgggctggcgttgtctgcagttgtgaggccagctggag ctccccctcttcctctccccgctCTGCGCCTCATGGTCCCACCACTGCGCCTGGTCTCAGCAGCCATCTGGCAAACGATCCGGCAGAGTCACGTGATGGATTATGGGGTGCTGGAGGAGTTTGTTACCATGGTCACAGATGTGGTTCCAGAGCTTCTGAATGACAGTCAGAGGGCCCAACTTATTCTGGGTCTTCGAGCACgg CTGGTCCTGGAGTTGTGTCGCTCGAAGCCGTTCACAGACCTCCAGACCATTCAGCCACACCTGGACAGGATCAAGACCCTTACACCTCTCTGGGGGACACAG GCTGATGCAGAGGTGGGATTATCTGAATCCAGCTTCCTGGGGCTGGTTCAAACCCTTCTGAAAGACCCAGATGAGAGGGAACATTTCTTCCAG GATGTTTTTCCTGTAGAATTTGGTTCCAGTTATGATGCAGCCATACAGAAACTCATGTGGCAATTCCTTTCGAGACTGGAGAAGCTACTTCCTGTGTCAAACTTCCAACAG GCTGCCTTGCTGCTCAGcgactcctcctctcttcttgagGAATGTGTTAAGTCAGTGTCTCACCCTCAGCAGCTGAAAACCCTGCTTCAGTACCACAGAGACCTTGGCCAGCTGGACAACCATG ATACTCTGTCTTCTTCCGATGGGGACTGCATTctctcagctctctgtctccctccagtagAAAGGGTGGTGATTGCAACTGAACAGACAGATTCAGAAACACACGTATCATCCTTGAACGTCTTTATGGATACATTCACCAAAGAGTTGGAGGTGGACTCTGCAACACTTGGAAAGTACACAGAGATGGAACCCGGGACAAATATGGATGTAATAGCAGAGGATAGGGTGGAATGTAAGAGAAAGGAAAAAGCATCCTCAGTTATTAATGACAAGGAAGAGGATAATTCAGAGTTTGCTGAGACTGAAGAGGTGGAACCAGCGTATGAAACAGTGTTGGTTTTAGGGGAAGATGGGAAGATGGCACCTTTAGTCAAAACCAATAAACTCAAAGGGCTCAAAAGAGACAGAAATGACACCAGTGGCATGCCTGATGGAAAAAAACACCGAACACCTAGCCCTCCACAAATGAAAAGCATAGACCTGTCTGATACGATCATATCGTCCATGCTTCACAAGCCCTCAGTGGAGCTACAAAGGATTGACACCGCTAACCTGACGTTGCCCTTAGAACCAGTGAGAAGAAACAGGGGTCGTAAGATGAAGACCTTGCTAGCACGAGAATTGAAGCAAACCAAAACTGAATTTTCAGAACAGAAAAAACGTGTCTGCAAGAGAGTTAAAACACCCCAAAACCCCAATATGTGCACAGTGTGTGGACGTGTCTTATCCCGCTTTTCAGACATGAATAAGCACATGCAAACCCATAAGAACGGTCGCACCTATCAGTGTCGCAATTGTCAGAAGACTTTCAAGCACTTGTACACTTTGCAAACTCACAGAAAGTCATGTCTGTTTGGAACTGGGCAACAAGAGGAGATTCCCTCTGTAGAGGGCAGTAGTGTTCCGTTTACTATGTGTGAGGCAGAATTCGCACAATCCTCAATAGACCGTAGAACATGCAAGGTGTGTGGCAAGATTGTGCATCGCATTGGATACTTGAGTACCCACATGAAGATTCACTCTACGACTCGTCACTATTCACTCGGAGAAGCGAAAGCAGTCCAGAAAGCATCACCTGAGGGAGAAGACACAGAGCCATCCAGTGGTGTTACTATTGAGGCAACACCTGAGGACAGTGACTCATCCTCCACCAGTACTCCCCAGGACCTATCTTACGACCCAGAACTCAGCCAGATCAAAAGACCAAAGTGCTCCAGCACAGCAAAGAAGTCAAACCGAAAAACCTTCCAAAAACCAAAACATATGTGCTGTATTTGTGGTAAATACGTGACTGCTGGAGCCTTTGAGTATCACATGAGAACTCACTCAGGCGAGCGCCCTTTCTCCTGCCCTCATCCTCAGTGTGGGATGAAGTTCATACACAGCGGAGGTTTGCGGGTCCATCTCAGACGCTATTGCAAGGTTCGGACAGTTGACGCTGCTGAGCTCGACAGCTTCAACATACGTTTTGAGTGTGACAAATGTGAGAAGACATTCACGATCCAATCAAAACTGAGGAAACACAAACTTATCCACGGCCCGCTCTACTGCACAGGGTGCAGGAAGGTATTGCCTGACTTAGAAACTTTAACCAGACACAAGCTTTGGCACAGGCCCGTTCAGTGCAGCATGTGTGAGGAGAGCTTCATGCTCACAAACCTCAGAACACACTATCTGGATGTCCATAAGTTCAGCGGACCGTTCGTCTGCACCCACTGTCCGAAAAGCTACAAGAAGTTCCATTCCCTCATCAAACACGAGATGGTTCACACCGGGAACCTCCCCTTACAGTGCTCCCAGTGTCCAAAGAGATTCATCTACAATTACGACCTAGTTGAACACGAGAAAAGGCACTCTGACGACAGGCCTTGTCTCTGCTGGGAGTGTGGCAAGGCCTTCTGTACCAACATTGACCTGAAACAACACATGCAGAATAGCCACGGTGAAAAATCCACAGAGTGTCGTTTCCCGTGTCGCCATTGTGGGAAACCCTTCAGGCTTAGTAATTCCCGTGCGAACCATGAGAAGACTAAGCATGGTGGGGTGCGTTACCCGTGTACGTACTGTGGCAAGCAGTTTGTTTGTGCAAATGCATTGAAAAGGCATGATCTGATTCACACGGGGGAGAGACCTTTTAAATGCAACCATAAGAGTTGTGATAAGGCTTTCAGGTCGAGAGCTGAACTGAGGATACACATGAGATACCATACTGGAGAGCGGCCGTTCAAGTGCAACGTCTGTGGAAAGGGCTTTGTTCAAGCCAATTATCTCACTACGCACTACAGGACTCATACAGGGGAGAAGCCGTATTCATGTTCCGTCTGTGACAAAAGCTTTAACTACCATGACTCCCTGAAGAGACACATGTCTACACACTCAAACGAGAAGCCTTATAAATGCTTGGACTGTGGAAAAGCTTTCGAACGTAAAACTCTGTTGAATGTACATAAACGATCATGTACATCATTATTGAAATGTTAA
- the LOC115144163 gene encoding zinc finger protein 420-like isoform X4 produces MRGHVSVKNAPPLPLPALRLMVPPLRLVSAAIWQTIRQSHVMDYGVLEEFVTMVTDVVPELLNDSQRAQLILGLRARLVLELCRSKPFTDLQTIQPHLDRIKTLTPLWGTQADAEVGLSESSFLGLVQTLLKDPDEREHFFQDVFPVEFGSSYDAAIQKLMWQFLSRLEKLLPVSNFQQAALLLSDSSSLLEECVKSVSHPQQLKTLLQYHRDLGQLDNHDTLSSSDGDCILSALCLPPVERVVIATEQTDSETHVSSLNVFMDTFTKELEVDSATLGKYTEMEPGTNMDVIAEDRVECKRKEKASSVINDKEEDNSEFAETEEVEPAYETVLVLGEDGKMAPLVKTNKLKGLKRDRNDTSGMPDGKKHRTPSPPQMKSIDLSDTIISSMLHKPSVELQRIDTANLTLPLEPVRRNRGRKMKTLLARELKQTKTEFSEQKKRVCKRVKTPQNPNMCTVCGRVLSRFSDMNKHMQTHKNGRTYQCRNCQKTFKHLYTLQTHRKSCLFGTGQQEEIPSVEGSSVPFTMCEAEFAQSSIDRRTCKVCGKIVHRIGYLSTHMKIHSTTRHYSLGEAKAVQKASPEGEDTEPSSGVTIEATPEDSDSSSTSTPQDLSYDPELSQIKRPKCSSTAKKSNRKTFQKPKHMCCICGKYVTAGAFEYHMRTHSGERPFSCPHPQCGMKFIHSGGLRVHLRRYCKVRTVDAAELDSFNIRFECDKCEKTFTIQSKLRKHKLIHGPLYCTGCRKVLPDLETLTRHKLWHRPVQCSMCEESFMLTNLRTHYLDVHKFSGPFVCTHCPKSYKKFHSLIKHEMVHTGNLPLQCSQCPKRFIYNYDLVEHEKRHSDDRPCLCWECGKAFCTNIDLKQHMQNSHGEKSTECRFPCRHCGKPFRLSNSRANHEKTKHGGVRYPCTYCGKQFVCANALKRHDLIHTGERPFKCNHKSCDKAFRSRAELRIHMRYHTGERPFKCNVCGKGFVQANYLTTHYRTHTGEKPYSCSVCDKSFNYHDSLKRHMSTHSNEKPYKCLDCGKAFERKTLLNVHKRSCTSLLKC; encoded by the exons ATGAGAGGACACGTTTCAGTAAAAAATG ctccccctcttcctctccccgctCTGCGCCTCATGGTCCCACCACTGCGCCTGGTCTCAGCAGCCATCTGGCAAACGATCCGGCAGAGTCACGTGATGGATTATGGGGTGCTGGAGGAGTTTGTTACCATGGTCACAGATGTGGTTCCAGAGCTTCTGAATGACAGTCAGAGGGCCCAACTTATTCTGGGTCTTCGAGCACgg CTGGTCCTGGAGTTGTGTCGCTCGAAGCCGTTCACAGACCTCCAGACCATTCAGCCACACCTGGACAGGATCAAGACCCTTACACCTCTCTGGGGGACACAG GCTGATGCAGAGGTGGGATTATCTGAATCCAGCTTCCTGGGGCTGGTTCAAACCCTTCTGAAAGACCCAGATGAGAGGGAACATTTCTTCCAG GATGTTTTTCCTGTAGAATTTGGTTCCAGTTATGATGCAGCCATACAGAAACTCATGTGGCAATTCCTTTCGAGACTGGAGAAGCTACTTCCTGTGTCAAACTTCCAACAG GCTGCCTTGCTGCTCAGcgactcctcctctcttcttgagGAATGTGTTAAGTCAGTGTCTCACCCTCAGCAGCTGAAAACCCTGCTTCAGTACCACAGAGACCTTGGCCAGCTGGACAACCATG ATACTCTGTCTTCTTCCGATGGGGACTGCATTctctcagctctctgtctccctccagtagAAAGGGTGGTGATTGCAACTGAACAGACAGATTCAGAAACACACGTATCATCCTTGAACGTCTTTATGGATACATTCACCAAAGAGTTGGAGGTGGACTCTGCAACACTTGGAAAGTACACAGAGATGGAACCCGGGACAAATATGGATGTAATAGCAGAGGATAGGGTGGAATGTAAGAGAAAGGAAAAAGCATCCTCAGTTATTAATGACAAGGAAGAGGATAATTCAGAGTTTGCTGAGACTGAAGAGGTGGAACCAGCGTATGAAACAGTGTTGGTTTTAGGGGAAGATGGGAAGATGGCACCTTTAGTCAAAACCAATAAACTCAAAGGGCTCAAAAGAGACAGAAATGACACCAGTGGCATGCCTGATGGAAAAAAACACCGAACACCTAGCCCTCCACAAATGAAAAGCATAGACCTGTCTGATACGATCATATCGTCCATGCTTCACAAGCCCTCAGTGGAGCTACAAAGGATTGACACCGCTAACCTGACGTTGCCCTTAGAACCAGTGAGAAGAAACAGGGGTCGTAAGATGAAGACCTTGCTAGCACGAGAATTGAAGCAAACCAAAACTGAATTTTCAGAACAGAAAAAACGTGTCTGCAAGAGAGTTAAAACACCCCAAAACCCCAATATGTGCACAGTGTGTGGACGTGTCTTATCCCGCTTTTCAGACATGAATAAGCACATGCAAACCCATAAGAACGGTCGCACCTATCAGTGTCGCAATTGTCAGAAGACTTTCAAGCACTTGTACACTTTGCAAACTCACAGAAAGTCATGTCTGTTTGGAACTGGGCAACAAGAGGAGATTCCCTCTGTAGAGGGCAGTAGTGTTCCGTTTACTATGTGTGAGGCAGAATTCGCACAATCCTCAATAGACCGTAGAACATGCAAGGTGTGTGGCAAGATTGTGCATCGCATTGGATACTTGAGTACCCACATGAAGATTCACTCTACGACTCGTCACTATTCACTCGGAGAAGCGAAAGCAGTCCAGAAAGCATCACCTGAGGGAGAAGACACAGAGCCATCCAGTGGTGTTACTATTGAGGCAACACCTGAGGACAGTGACTCATCCTCCACCAGTACTCCCCAGGACCTATCTTACGACCCAGAACTCAGCCAGATCAAAAGACCAAAGTGCTCCAGCACAGCAAAGAAGTCAAACCGAAAAACCTTCCAAAAACCAAAACATATGTGCTGTATTTGTGGTAAATACGTGACTGCTGGAGCCTTTGAGTATCACATGAGAACTCACTCAGGCGAGCGCCCTTTCTCCTGCCCTCATCCTCAGTGTGGGATGAAGTTCATACACAGCGGAGGTTTGCGGGTCCATCTCAGACGCTATTGCAAGGTTCGGACAGTTGACGCTGCTGAGCTCGACAGCTTCAACATACGTTTTGAGTGTGACAAATGTGAGAAGACATTCACGATCCAATCAAAACTGAGGAAACACAAACTTATCCACGGCCCGCTCTACTGCACAGGGTGCAGGAAGGTATTGCCTGACTTAGAAACTTTAACCAGACACAAGCTTTGGCACAGGCCCGTTCAGTGCAGCATGTGTGAGGAGAGCTTCATGCTCACAAACCTCAGAACACACTATCTGGATGTCCATAAGTTCAGCGGACCGTTCGTCTGCACCCACTGTCCGAAAAGCTACAAGAAGTTCCATTCCCTCATCAAACACGAGATGGTTCACACCGGGAACCTCCCCTTACAGTGCTCCCAGTGTCCAAAGAGATTCATCTACAATTACGACCTAGTTGAACACGAGAAAAGGCACTCTGACGACAGGCCTTGTCTCTGCTGGGAGTGTGGCAAGGCCTTCTGTACCAACATTGACCTGAAACAACACATGCAGAATAGCCACGGTGAAAAATCCACAGAGTGTCGTTTCCCGTGTCGCCATTGTGGGAAACCCTTCAGGCTTAGTAATTCCCGTGCGAACCATGAGAAGACTAAGCATGGTGGGGTGCGTTACCCGTGTACGTACTGTGGCAAGCAGTTTGTTTGTGCAAATGCATTGAAAAGGCATGATCTGATTCACACGGGGGAGAGACCTTTTAAATGCAACCATAAGAGTTGTGATAAGGCTTTCAGGTCGAGAGCTGAACTGAGGATACACATGAGATACCATACTGGAGAGCGGCCGTTCAAGTGCAACGTCTGTGGAAAGGGCTTTGTTCAAGCCAATTATCTCACTACGCACTACAGGACTCATACAGGGGAGAAGCCGTATTCATGTTCCGTCTGTGACAAAAGCTTTAACTACCATGACTCCCTGAAGAGACACATGTCTACACACTCAAACGAGAAGCCTTATAAATGCTTGGACTGTGGAAAAGCTTTCGAACGTAAAACTCTGTTGAATGTACATAAACGATCATGTACATCATTATTGAAATGTTAA
- the LOC115144163 gene encoding zinc finger protein 585A-like isoform X2 — translation MVWDWLDRRVTEKQSASAQHMWELLQNSWKSIPAPPLPLPALRLMVPPLRLVSAAIWQTIRQSHVMDYGVLEEFVTMVTDVVPELLNDSQRAQLILGLRARLVLELCRSKPFTDLQTIQPHLDRIKTLTPLWGTQADAEVGLSESSFLGLVQTLLKDPDEREHFFQDVFPVEFGSSYDAAIQKLMWQFLSRLEKLLPVSNFQQAALLLSDSSSLLEECVKSVSHPQQLKTLLQYHRDLGQLDNHDTLSSSDGDCILSALCLPPVERVVIATEQTDSETHVSSLNVFMDTFTKELEVDSATLGKYTEMEPGTNMDVIAEDRVECKRKEKASSVINDKEEDNSEFAETEEVEPAYETVLVLGEDGKMAPLVKTNKLKGLKRDRNDTSGMPDGKKHRTPSPPQMKSIDLSDTIISSMLHKPSVELQRIDTANLTLPLEPVRRNRGRKMKTLLARELKQTKTEFSEQKKRVCKRVKTPQNPNMCTVCGRVLSRFSDMNKHMQTHKNGRTYQCRNCQKTFKHLYTLQTHRKSCLFGTGQQEEIPSVEGSSVPFTMCEAEFAQSSIDRRTCKVCGKIVHRIGYLSTHMKIHSTTRHYSLGEAKAVQKASPEGEDTEPSSGVTIEATPEDSDSSSTSTPQDLSYDPELSQIKRPKCSSTAKKSNRKTFQKPKHMCCICGKYVTAGAFEYHMRTHSGERPFSCPHPQCGMKFIHSGGLRVHLRRYCKVRTVDAAELDSFNIRFECDKCEKTFTIQSKLRKHKLIHGPLYCTGCRKVLPDLETLTRHKLWHRPVQCSMCEESFMLTNLRTHYLDVHKFSGPFVCTHCPKSYKKFHSLIKHEMVHTGNLPLQCSQCPKRFIYNYDLVEHEKRHSDDRPCLCWECGKAFCTNIDLKQHMQNSHGEKSTECRFPCRHCGKPFRLSNSRANHEKTKHGGVRYPCTYCGKQFVCANALKRHDLIHTGERPFKCNHKSCDKAFRSRAELRIHMRYHTGERPFKCNVCGKGFVQANYLTTHYRTHTGEKPYSCSVCDKSFNYHDSLKRHMSTHSNEKPYKCLDCGKAFERKTLLNVHKRSCTSLLKC, via the exons atggtttgggattggTTGGACCGAAGAGTGACGGAAAAGCAGtcagcaagtgctcagcatatgtgggaactccttcaaaacagttggaaaagcattccag ctccccctcttcctctccccgctCTGCGCCTCATGGTCCCACCACTGCGCCTGGTCTCAGCAGCCATCTGGCAAACGATCCGGCAGAGTCACGTGATGGATTATGGGGTGCTGGAGGAGTTTGTTACCATGGTCACAGATGTGGTTCCAGAGCTTCTGAATGACAGTCAGAGGGCCCAACTTATTCTGGGTCTTCGAGCACgg CTGGTCCTGGAGTTGTGTCGCTCGAAGCCGTTCACAGACCTCCAGACCATTCAGCCACACCTGGACAGGATCAAGACCCTTACACCTCTCTGGGGGACACAG GCTGATGCAGAGGTGGGATTATCTGAATCCAGCTTCCTGGGGCTGGTTCAAACCCTTCTGAAAGACCCAGATGAGAGGGAACATTTCTTCCAG GATGTTTTTCCTGTAGAATTTGGTTCCAGTTATGATGCAGCCATACAGAAACTCATGTGGCAATTCCTTTCGAGACTGGAGAAGCTACTTCCTGTGTCAAACTTCCAACAG GCTGCCTTGCTGCTCAGcgactcctcctctcttcttgagGAATGTGTTAAGTCAGTGTCTCACCCTCAGCAGCTGAAAACCCTGCTTCAGTACCACAGAGACCTTGGCCAGCTGGACAACCATG ATACTCTGTCTTCTTCCGATGGGGACTGCATTctctcagctctctgtctccctccagtagAAAGGGTGGTGATTGCAACTGAACAGACAGATTCAGAAACACACGTATCATCCTTGAACGTCTTTATGGATACATTCACCAAAGAGTTGGAGGTGGACTCTGCAACACTTGGAAAGTACACAGAGATGGAACCCGGGACAAATATGGATGTAATAGCAGAGGATAGGGTGGAATGTAAGAGAAAGGAAAAAGCATCCTCAGTTATTAATGACAAGGAAGAGGATAATTCAGAGTTTGCTGAGACTGAAGAGGTGGAACCAGCGTATGAAACAGTGTTGGTTTTAGGGGAAGATGGGAAGATGGCACCTTTAGTCAAAACCAATAAACTCAAAGGGCTCAAAAGAGACAGAAATGACACCAGTGGCATGCCTGATGGAAAAAAACACCGAACACCTAGCCCTCCACAAATGAAAAGCATAGACCTGTCTGATACGATCATATCGTCCATGCTTCACAAGCCCTCAGTGGAGCTACAAAGGATTGACACCGCTAACCTGACGTTGCCCTTAGAACCAGTGAGAAGAAACAGGGGTCGTAAGATGAAGACCTTGCTAGCACGAGAATTGAAGCAAACCAAAACTGAATTTTCAGAACAGAAAAAACGTGTCTGCAAGAGAGTTAAAACACCCCAAAACCCCAATATGTGCACAGTGTGTGGACGTGTCTTATCCCGCTTTTCAGACATGAATAAGCACATGCAAACCCATAAGAACGGTCGCACCTATCAGTGTCGCAATTGTCAGAAGACTTTCAAGCACTTGTACACTTTGCAAACTCACAGAAAGTCATGTCTGTTTGGAACTGGGCAACAAGAGGAGATTCCCTCTGTAGAGGGCAGTAGTGTTCCGTTTACTATGTGTGAGGCAGAATTCGCACAATCCTCAATAGACCGTAGAACATGCAAGGTGTGTGGCAAGATTGTGCATCGCATTGGATACTTGAGTACCCACATGAAGATTCACTCTACGACTCGTCACTATTCACTCGGAGAAGCGAAAGCAGTCCAGAAAGCATCACCTGAGGGAGAAGACACAGAGCCATCCAGTGGTGTTACTATTGAGGCAACACCTGAGGACAGTGACTCATCCTCCACCAGTACTCCCCAGGACCTATCTTACGACCCAGAACTCAGCCAGATCAAAAGACCAAAGTGCTCCAGCACAGCAAAGAAGTCAAACCGAAAAACCTTCCAAAAACCAAAACATATGTGCTGTATTTGTGGTAAATACGTGACTGCTGGAGCCTTTGAGTATCACATGAGAACTCACTCAGGCGAGCGCCCTTTCTCCTGCCCTCATCCTCAGTGTGGGATGAAGTTCATACACAGCGGAGGTTTGCGGGTCCATCTCAGACGCTATTGCAAGGTTCGGACAGTTGACGCTGCTGAGCTCGACAGCTTCAACATACGTTTTGAGTGTGACAAATGTGAGAAGACATTCACGATCCAATCAAAACTGAGGAAACACAAACTTATCCACGGCCCGCTCTACTGCACAGGGTGCAGGAAGGTATTGCCTGACTTAGAAACTTTAACCAGACACAAGCTTTGGCACAGGCCCGTTCAGTGCAGCATGTGTGAGGAGAGCTTCATGCTCACAAACCTCAGAACACACTATCTGGATGTCCATAAGTTCAGCGGACCGTTCGTCTGCACCCACTGTCCGAAAAGCTACAAGAAGTTCCATTCCCTCATCAAACACGAGATGGTTCACACCGGGAACCTCCCCTTACAGTGCTCCCAGTGTCCAAAGAGATTCATCTACAATTACGACCTAGTTGAACACGAGAAAAGGCACTCTGACGACAGGCCTTGTCTCTGCTGGGAGTGTGGCAAGGCCTTCTGTACCAACATTGACCTGAAACAACACATGCAGAATAGCCACGGTGAAAAATCCACAGAGTGTCGTTTCCCGTGTCGCCATTGTGGGAAACCCTTCAGGCTTAGTAATTCCCGTGCGAACCATGAGAAGACTAAGCATGGTGGGGTGCGTTACCCGTGTACGTACTGTGGCAAGCAGTTTGTTTGTGCAAATGCATTGAAAAGGCATGATCTGATTCACACGGGGGAGAGACCTTTTAAATGCAACCATAAGAGTTGTGATAAGGCTTTCAGGTCGAGAGCTGAACTGAGGATACACATGAGATACCATACTGGAGAGCGGCCGTTCAAGTGCAACGTCTGTGGAAAGGGCTTTGTTCAAGCCAATTATCTCACTACGCACTACAGGACTCATACAGGGGAGAAGCCGTATTCATGTTCCGTCTGTGACAAAAGCTTTAACTACCATGACTCCCTGAAGAGACACATGTCTACACACTCAAACGAGAAGCCTTATAAATGCTTGGACTGTGGAAAAGCTTTCGAACGTAAAACTCTGTTGAATGTACATAAACGATCATGTACATCATTATTGAAATGTTAA